The Odocoileus virginianus isolate 20LAN1187 ecotype Illinois chromosome 27, Ovbor_1.2, whole genome shotgun sequence genome has a window encoding:
- the LOC139031566 gene encoding tubulin beta-4B chain-like, producing MLTLSPVWGPSLRSIRSCAPLLLQGPSPHPRCQTITRFFLYLQFWEVISDEHGIDPTGSYHGDSDLQLERINVYYNEAAGNKYVPWAILVDLEPGTMDSVRSGPFGQIFRPDNFVFEQNKERREASSSSSQATGHFRGPVTRASPSRSRGQRRRL from the exons ATGCTGACGCTCAGCCCTGTCTGGGGGCCCAGCCTCCGAAGCATCCGCAGCTgtgcccccctcctcctccagggcccctCCCCGCATCCCA GATGCCAGACCATCACGCGCTTCTTTCTCTATCTCCAGTTTTGGGAAGTCATCAGCGACGAGCACGGCATCGACCCCACTGGCAGTTACCATGGCGACAGTGACTTGCAGCTGGAGAGAATCAACGTGTACTACAACGAGGCTGCTG GTAACAAGTATGTGCCTTGGGCCATCCTCGTGGACCTGGAGCCAGGCACCATGGACTCCGTCAGGTCTGGACCCTTTGGCCAGATCTTCAGGCCTGACAACTTCGTGTTTG AGCAGAACAAAGAGCGAAGGGAAGCTTCCAGCAGCAGCTCACAGGCCACCGGTCATTTCAGAGGACCTGTGACACGGGCAAGCCCTTCAAGGAGCCGAGGCCAAAGGCGCAGGTTATGA
- the TUBB2B gene encoding tubulin beta-2B chain codes for MREIVHIQAGQCGNQIGAKFWEVISDEHGIDPTGSYHGDSDLQLERINVYYNEATGNKYVPRAILVDLEPGTMDSVRSGPFGQIFRPDNFVFGQSGAGNNWAKGHYTEGAELVDSVLDVVRKESESCDCLQGFQLTHSLGGGTGSGMGTLLISKIREEYPDRIMNTFSVMPSPKVSDTVVEPYNATLSVHQLVENTDETYCIDNEALYDICFRTLKLTTPTYGDLNHLVSATMSGVTTCLRFPGQLNADLRKLAVNMVPFPRLHFFMPGFAPLTSRGSQQYRALTVPELTQQMFDSKNMMAACDPRHGRYLTVAAIFRGRMSMKEVDEQMLNVQNKNSSYFVEWIPNNVKTAVCDIPPRGLKMSATFIGNSTAIQELFKRISEQFTAMFRRKAFLHWYTGEGMDEMEFTEAESNMNDLVSEYQQYQDATADEQGEFEEEEGEDEA; via the exons ATGCGAGAGATCGTGCACATCCAGGCGGGCCAGTGCGGCAACCAGATCGGCGCCAAG ttttggGAGGTCATCAGCGATGAGCACGGCATCGACCCCACTGGCAGTTACCATGGCGACAGTGACTTGCAGCTGGAGAGAATCAACGTGTACTACAACGAGGCCACCG GTAACAAGTATGTGCCTCGGGCCATCCTCGTGGACCTGGAGCCGGGCACCATGGACTCCGTCAGGTCTGGACCCTTCGGCCAGATCTTCAGGCCCGACAACTTCGTGTTTG GCCAGAGCGGTGCCGGGAACAACTGGGCCAAGGGCCACTACACAGAAGGCGCCGAGCTGGTGGACTCCGTCCTGGACGTGGTCAGGAAGGAGTCCGAGAGCTGTGACTGTCTGCAGGGCTTCCAGCTGACCCACTCGCTGGGGGGCGGCACCGGGTCTGGGATGGGGACCCTCCTCATTAGTAAGATCCGCGAGGAGTACCCCGACCGCATCATGAACACCTTCAGTGTCATGCCCTCGCCCAAGGTGTCGGACACGGTGGTCGAGCCCTACAACGCCACCCTGTCCGTGCACCAGCTGGTGGAGAACACGGACGAGACCTACTGCATCGACAACGAGGCGCTGTACGACATCTGCTTCCGCACCCTGAAACTGACCACCCCCACCTACGGGGACCTCAACCACCTGGTGTCGGCCACCATGAGCGGGGTCACCACCTGCCTGCGCTTCCCGGGCCAGCTCAACGCCGACCTGCGCAAGCTGGCCGTGAACATGGTCCCCTTCCCGCGCCTGCACTTCTTCATGCCCGGCTTCGCCCCGCTCACCAGCCGGGGCAGCCAGCAGTACCGGGCGCTGACGGTGCCCGAGCTGACCCAGCAGATGTTCGACTCCAAGAACATGATGGCCGCCTGCGACCCGCGCCACGGCCGCTACCTGACCGTGGCTGCCATCTTCCGGGGCCGCATGTCCATGAAGGAGGTGGACGAGCAGATGCTCAACGTGCAGAACAAGAACAGCAGCTACTTCGTGGAGTGGATCCCCAACAACGTGAAGACGGCCGTGTGCGACATCCCGCCGCGCGGCCTGAAGATGTCGGCCACCTTCATCGGCAACAGCACGGCCATCCAGGAGCTGTTCAAGCGCATCTCGGAGCAGTTCACGGCCATGTTCCGGCGCAAGGCCTTCCTGCACTGGTACACGGGCGAGGGCATGGACGAGATGGAGTTCACCGAGGCCGAGAGCAACATGAACGACCTGGTGTCCGAGTACCAGCAATACCAGGACGCCACGGCCGACGAGCAGGGCGAGTTCGAGGAGGAGGAGGGCGAGGACGAGGCCTGA